One Alkalicoccus halolimnae DNA segment encodes these proteins:
- the hrcA gene encoding heat-inducible transcriptional repressor HrcA, whose translation MLTERQLYILKAIVDDYITNAEPVGSRTVSKRADMNFSPATIRNEMSDLEELGFLEKPHSSAGRIPSQKGYRYYVDHLLSPKQLSSKDVTNIRSQLAVKFHESEQVIQHSAKILSHLTSYTSIVLGPEVFESKLRQIQLIPISGDQAVVIIVTDSGHVENQTVHFPGNVSGSDVEKVVNILNDRLRGVPIFQLQQKLSQEISAVLKKHVSKYETMLSALTDVFRDQQQEKVYYGGKTNILSQPEFNDVERVRSILNIFEEDALVSRLIRSEDEGLTIRIGEENDFKPFDDLSIVTATYTLEGKYVGTIGLLGPTRMEYPRVISLMEYFSKDMSELLSRKDRS comes from the coding sequence ATGTTAACAGAGAGGCAGCTTTATATTTTAAAAGCGATTGTTGATGATTACATCACGAATGCAGAACCAGTCGGCTCCCGGACAGTGTCGAAAAGGGCAGATATGAATTTCAGCCCGGCCACGATACGCAACGAAATGTCGGATTTAGAAGAGCTTGGATTTTTGGAAAAACCACATAGCTCTGCCGGAAGAATCCCTTCACAGAAAGGTTATCGCTATTATGTCGATCATCTTCTTTCTCCGAAACAGCTGTCGAGCAAGGATGTTACAAATATCCGTTCTCAGCTGGCTGTGAAATTTCATGAGTCAGAACAGGTGATACAGCATTCAGCAAAAATATTATCACACCTTACCTCTTATACATCGATAGTGCTCGGCCCTGAAGTTTTTGAATCAAAACTGCGGCAGATTCAGCTGATACCCATTTCCGGTGATCAGGCTGTCGTTATTATCGTGACCGATTCCGGTCACGTGGAAAACCAAACAGTTCATTTCCCTGGCAACGTTTCCGGGTCGGATGTGGAAAAAGTAGTTAATATCCTTAACGACCGCCTGCGTGGGGTTCCTATTTTTCAGCTGCAGCAAAAGTTATCCCAGGAAATTTCAGCAGTGCTTAAAAAGCACGTTTCTAAATACGAAACGATGCTTTCGGCATTAACGGATGTTTTTCGTGATCAGCAGCAGGAAAAAGTTTATTACGGTGGGAAAACAAATATTTTAAGCCAGCCTGAGTTTAATGACGTGGAGCGGGTGCGCAGTATTCTGAATATTTTCGAAGAAGATGCTCTTGTTTCGAGGCTGATCAGATCTGAAGATGAGGGCTTAACAATTCGGATCGGAGAAGAAAATGATTTTAAGCCGTTTGATGATCTATCTATCGTCACCGCTACGTATACGCTGGAAGGAAAGTATGTTGGAACAATTGGACTTCTTGGTCCCACCAGGATGGAGTATCCGAGGGTAATAAGCTTAATGGAGTATTTTTCAAAAGATATGTCAGAACTTCTGAGCAGAAAAGACAGAAGCTGA
- the dnaK gene encoding molecular chaperone DnaK, with product MSKVIGIDLGTTNSCVAVMEGGEATVIANAEGARTTPSVVSFKDGERQVGEVAKRQMITNPNTITSIKRHMGTNHKEEAEGKQYTPQEISAIILQKLKADAEAYLGETVTKAVITVPAYFNDSQRQATKDAGKIAGLEVERIVNEPTAAALAYGLEKEEDQTILVYDLGGGTFDVSILELGDGFFEVKSTSGDNKLGGDDFDQVVIDHLVAEFKKENGVDLSQDKMALQRLKDAAEKAKKDLSGVSQTQISLPFITADQSGPKHMEMNLTRAKFDDLTSHLVERTMGPARQALKDAGLSADEVDKVVLVGGSTRIPAVQEAIKKVTGKDAHKGVNPDEVVALGAAIQAGVLTGDVKDVVLLDVTPLSLGIETMGGVFTKLIERNTTIPTSKSQTFSTAADNQPSVDIHVLQGEREMAANNKTLGRFQLNDIPPAPRGVPQIEVSFDIDANGIVNVRAKDLGTNKEQSITITSSSGLSDEEVEQMVKDAEENAEADKQRREEVDTRNEADQLVFQTEKTLKDLGENVEESEKEKAETAKEKLKTALEGEDMEAIKTAKDELQEIVTQLTTKMYEQAAQQQQAEGQGAEQQDDDVVDADYEEVNDDKKE from the coding sequence ATGAGTAAAGTAATAGGTATCGACTTAGGAACAACGAATTCATGTGTAGCCGTAATGGAAGGCGGCGAAGCAACAGTTATTGCAAACGCTGAAGGAGCTCGTACAACCCCTTCCGTCGTTTCATTTAAAGATGGTGAACGTCAGGTTGGGGAAGTGGCAAAGCGTCAGATGATCACAAACCCTAATACAATCACATCAATTAAACGGCACATGGGAACAAATCATAAAGAAGAAGCAGAGGGGAAACAATATACTCCTCAGGAAATTTCTGCGATTATTCTTCAGAAACTTAAAGCAGATGCTGAAGCATATCTCGGAGAAACGGTTACAAAAGCTGTCATTACAGTTCCTGCGTACTTTAACGATTCTCAGCGCCAGGCAACTAAAGATGCCGGTAAAATTGCAGGACTTGAAGTAGAGCGTATTGTTAACGAACCTACGGCTGCAGCTCTTGCCTACGGTTTGGAAAAAGAAGAAGATCAGACTATTCTCGTATATGACCTTGGTGGAGGTACCTTTGATGTTTCCATTCTTGAACTAGGTGATGGATTTTTCGAGGTTAAGTCTACGTCCGGAGACAATAAACTCGGCGGGGACGACTTTGACCAGGTGGTTATTGATCATCTGGTAGCTGAATTCAAAAAAGAAAATGGTGTTGATCTCAGCCAGGACAAAATGGCTCTGCAGCGTTTGAAAGATGCAGCGGAAAAAGCAAAGAAAGATCTTTCCGGCGTTTCCCAGACACAAATCAGCCTGCCGTTCATAACTGCTGATCAATCTGGACCTAAGCATATGGAGATGAACCTTACTCGTGCCAAGTTTGATGATCTTACATCCCACCTTGTTGAACGTACAATGGGACCTGCTCGTCAGGCATTAAAAGATGCTGGCCTTTCAGCTGACGAAGTGGACAAGGTAGTACTCGTTGGTGGTTCCACTCGAATTCCAGCTGTTCAGGAAGCAATTAAAAAGGTAACAGGCAAAGATGCTCATAAAGGTGTTAATCCGGATGAAGTTGTAGCTCTCGGTGCTGCTATTCAGGCGGGAGTTTTGACAGGCGATGTAAAAGATGTCGTACTTCTTGACGTAACTCCGCTGTCCCTCGGTATTGAAACAATGGGCGGCGTCTTCACAAAACTTATTGAACGAAATACAACGATTCCAACTTCCAAGTCCCAGACATTTTCAACTGCGGCAGACAACCAGCCGTCCGTTGATATTCATGTACTTCAGGGAGAGCGTGAAATGGCTGCAAACAACAAAACGCTCGGCCGTTTCCAGCTGAACGATATTCCACCGGCGCCAAGAGGAGTACCGCAGATTGAAGTATCATTTGACATTGATGCCAACGGAATCGTAAACGTACGTGCAAAAGATCTAGGCACTAATAAAGAACAGTCCATTACCATTACTTCCAGCTCCGGCCTTTCGGATGAAGAAGTAGAACAGATGGTAAAAGATGCAGAAGAAAATGCGGAAGCAGATAAGCAGCGACGTGAAGAAGTTGATACACGCAACGAAGCGGATCAGCTTGTTTTCCAGACAGAAAAAACACTTAAAGATCTCGGAGAAAACGTAGAAGAATCAGAAAAAGAAAAAGCGGAAACTGCAAAGGAAAAACTGAAGACAGCCCTCGAAGGTGAGGACATGGAAGCCATTAAAACAGCAAAAGATGAGCTTCAGGAAATTGTTACCCAGCTTACTACGAAAATGTATGAGCAGGCCGCTCAGCAGCAGCAGGCAGAAGGCCAGGGTGCTGAACAGCAGGACGATGATGTAGTTGACGCAGATTATGAAGAAGTTAATGACGATAAGAAAGAGTAA
- the prmA gene encoding 50S ribosomal protein L11 methyltransferase, producing MKWSEICIHTTQEAVEPVSHILHEAGAGGVVIEDRADLYRERETKFGEIFQLSADDYPEEGVLLKAYLPLNSFLGDTVEEIKQAISQLQQYNIDLGAHEVTLNEVDEEEWATAWKKYYKPVKVGERITIAPSWENYKAVADEEIVVELDPGMAFGTGTHPTTVLCIQALEKYIKAGERVIDVGTGSGVLAIAAEKLGAGSVNAIDLDEVAVEAAGRNVEWNNSSQTVSVSKANLLDHVSGTYDMIVANILAEVIVEMTDSAYKAVRPGGLIIVSGIIKAKREMVKSSLIQAGFLITEITEMEDWTAIAAARPEEE from the coding sequence ATGAAATGGTCTGAGATCTGTATTCACACCACGCAGGAGGCTGTAGAACCGGTCAGTCACATTTTGCATGAAGCAGGAGCGGGGGGAGTCGTAATAGAAGACCGCGCTGACCTTTACCGGGAAAGAGAAACAAAATTCGGAGAAATATTTCAGCTTTCTGCTGATGATTATCCAGAAGAAGGGGTATTATTAAAAGCATACCTTCCCTTAAATAGTTTTTTAGGCGATACGGTGGAAGAGATTAAACAGGCCATTTCCCAGCTTCAGCAATATAATATTGACCTCGGTGCTCATGAAGTAACTCTTAATGAAGTGGATGAAGAAGAGTGGGCTACCGCATGGAAAAAATACTACAAGCCGGTCAAAGTAGGAGAGAGGATCACCATTGCTCCAAGCTGGGAAAATTACAAAGCAGTCGCCGATGAGGAAATTGTAGTTGAACTGGATCCGGGTATGGCTTTCGGTACCGGCACCCATCCTACTACTGTGCTTTGCATTCAGGCACTGGAAAAATATATAAAGGCCGGAGAGCGGGTCATCGATGTAGGAACAGGATCCGGAGTTCTTGCTATAGCAGCAGAAAAACTTGGGGCAGGTTCTGTGAATGCCATAGACCTGGACGAAGTAGCTGTTGAAGCTGCCGGCCGCAATGTGGAATGGAATAATTCCAGCCAGACGGTTTCTGTTTCGAAGGCCAATCTTCTCGATCATGTCAGCGGTACATATGATATGATAGTAGCAAATATTCTGGCTGAAGTTATTGTGGAAATGACCGATTCCGCCTACAAAGCAGTCCGTCCGGGAGGGTTGATTATTGTTTCCGGCATTATTAAAGCGAAGCGGGAAATGGTAAAAAGCTCCCTGATTCAAGCTGGATTTCTCATAACTGAAATTACAGAAATGGAAGACTGGACAGCAATAGCAGCTGCCAGGCCGGAAGAGGAATAA
- the lepA gene encoding translation elongation factor 4 encodes MKPEQRIERRDRIRNFSIIAHIDHGKSTLADRILEKTSALTSREMQDQMLDAMDLERERGITIKLNAVQLNYKAADGETYIFHLIDTPGHVDFAYEVSRSLAACEGALLIVDAAQGIEAQTLANVYLALDNDLEILPIINKIDLPSAEPDRVRQEVEDVIGLPGEDCIPASAKSGIGIDEILEAVVKKVPAPSGDPEAPLKAMIFDSIYDPYRGVIVYIRIMEGTVKKGEKIKMMANEKQFEVQEIGVFTPKPVQQKELTVGDVGYMIASIKNVGDSQVGDTVTHAAKPTADPMPGYRKLNPMVFCGMYPVDTNHYVALREALEKLELNDSALQFEAETSQALGFGFRSGFLGLLHMEIIQERIEREFGIDLITTAPSVVYEVTKTDESVLEIDNPSEMPDAQQVETVREPYVKAEVMVPNDYVGAVMELCQKKRGDYLDMKYLDANRVNIIYEIPLSEIVYDFFDTLKSSTKGYASFDYEIIGYKESNLVKMDILLNGETVDALSIIVHRDSAYERGKIIVEKLKNLIPRQQFEVPVQASIGQKIIARSTIKAMRKNVLAKCYGGDVSRKRKLLEKQKEGKKRMKSVGNVEVPQEAFMSVLSMDENK; translated from the coding sequence ATGAAACCAGAACAAAGAATTGAAAGACGTGATCGAATACGCAACTTTTCAATCATAGCCCATATTGACCACGGGAAATCAACGCTCGCTGATAGAATTTTGGAAAAAACGAGTGCACTGACTTCCAGAGAAATGCAGGATCAAATGCTCGATGCAATGGACTTGGAAAGGGAACGAGGTATTACTATAAAGCTGAATGCCGTCCAGCTCAATTATAAAGCGGCTGATGGAGAAACATATATTTTCCACCTTATCGACACTCCAGGTCACGTCGATTTTGCCTACGAGGTTTCCCGAAGTCTGGCTGCCTGCGAAGGAGCTCTGCTCATTGTCGACGCTGCTCAGGGTATAGAAGCCCAGACACTGGCAAACGTTTACTTAGCTTTGGATAACGACCTGGAGATACTCCCAATTATTAATAAAATCGACCTTCCAAGTGCTGAACCGGACCGGGTAAGGCAGGAAGTGGAGGACGTCATTGGGCTTCCGGGAGAAGATTGTATTCCGGCTTCAGCTAAATCCGGAATAGGAATTGATGAAATTCTGGAAGCGGTAGTTAAAAAAGTACCCGCACCTTCTGGGGATCCGGAAGCACCGCTTAAAGCAATGATTTTTGACTCCATCTACGATCCATACCGAGGAGTTATTGTATACATCCGAATTATGGAAGGTACAGTAAAAAAAGGCGAAAAAATTAAAATGATGGCTAACGAGAAGCAGTTCGAGGTTCAGGAAATTGGAGTATTCACTCCTAAACCTGTGCAGCAGAAGGAACTGACTGTAGGGGACGTCGGTTACATGATTGCATCCATTAAAAATGTGGGGGACAGCCAGGTGGGGGATACAGTCACCCATGCAGCAAAACCGACTGCTGATCCGATGCCGGGTTACCGTAAATTAAATCCAATGGTTTTCTGCGGAATGTATCCGGTAGACACCAATCACTATGTCGCCCTTCGTGAAGCTCTGGAAAAGCTTGAACTCAACGATTCAGCTCTCCAATTTGAGGCGGAAACGTCCCAGGCGCTCGGATTCGGATTCCGCAGCGGCTTTCTCGGACTGCTCCACATGGAGATTATTCAGGAACGGATTGAAAGAGAATTTGGAATTGATCTCATCACTACAGCACCAAGTGTTGTGTATGAAGTAACAAAAACTGACGAATCTGTCCTGGAAATAGATAATCCTTCGGAAATGCCGGATGCTCAGCAGGTTGAAACTGTTCGTGAGCCATATGTAAAAGCAGAAGTCATGGTCCCGAACGATTATGTAGGAGCCGTCATGGAACTCTGTCAAAAGAAACGCGGCGATTACCTTGACATGAAATACCTGGATGCCAATCGAGTCAATATCATTTATGAAATCCCGCTCTCAGAAATCGTTTACGACTTCTTTGATACACTTAAATCAAGTACAAAGGGATATGCTTCTTTTGATTATGAAATTATAGGTTACAAAGAGAGTAATCTGGTGAAAATGGACATTTTATTAAATGGGGAAACGGTCGACGCTCTATCGATTATTGTTCATCGGGATTCAGCTTATGAAAGAGGTAAAATTATAGTCGAAAAGCTCAAAAACCTCATCCCTCGCCAGCAGTTTGAAGTGCCGGTACAGGCCAGTATCGGTCAGAAGATTATAGCAAGATCGACCATTAAAGCTATGCGTAAAAACGTACTTGCAAAATGTTACGGGGGTGACGTTTCCCGAAAACGTAAACTTCTTGAAAAGCAGAAAGAAGGAAAAAAGCGTATGAAGAGTGTAGGGAATGTGGAAGTTCCTCAGGAAGCCTTCATGTCTGTATTAAGTATGGATGAAAATAAATAA
- the hemW gene encoding radical SAM family heme chaperone HemW, whose amino-acid sequence MRKSLYIHVPFCEQICHYCDFNKFFLQNQPVDEYLDLCMEEMEKTVKTHPQTELIETIYIGGGTPTALSTEQLKRLLEAVPKYFQLTDQVEWTVEVNPGSADREKFEMMKNAGVNRLSIGAQTFDPELLKTINRDHGTGEAEHTVKLAQESGIPNLSIDMMFGLPGQTMKQWKDSLQKAAELDISHISAYSLKIEPKTVFYQMWNKGRLQLPEQELEAEMYTYMLTFLKKHGFTAYEISNFSKHGLESMHNLAYWNNDEYYGIGAGAHSYVDGMRNRNHGPLPKYMKAVKNEELPYLEKHKVTKEEKMEEEMFMGLRKRLGVSKEQFYRRYNRGIEEVFPGVVEHLKNKLLLQEMDDRIMLTEEGLLLGNEVFEKFLFTAEEI is encoded by the coding sequence ATGCGAAAGTCTCTTTATATACACGTTCCTTTTTGCGAGCAGATCTGTCATTACTGTGATTTCAATAAGTTTTTCCTCCAGAACCAGCCTGTAGATGAATACCTGGATTTATGCATGGAGGAAATGGAGAAAACCGTTAAAACACATCCGCAGACGGAACTTATCGAAACGATCTATATTGGCGGAGGTACGCCAACTGCTCTATCTACTGAGCAGCTGAAGCGACTTCTGGAAGCTGTTCCGAAATATTTTCAGCTTACTGATCAGGTAGAATGGACGGTAGAAGTAAATCCTGGAAGTGCTGACCGGGAAAAGTTTGAGATGATGAAAAACGCCGGCGTTAACCGGCTCAGTATTGGAGCTCAGACATTCGATCCGGAGCTTTTAAAAACAATTAACCGGGACCATGGAACAGGAGAGGCGGAGCATACGGTTAAGCTGGCCCAGGAATCCGGTATTCCCAACTTGTCGATTGACATGATGTTCGGCCTTCCGGGCCAGACGATGAAGCAGTGGAAAGATTCTCTTCAAAAGGCTGCAGAACTCGATATTTCGCATATAAGTGCTTATTCCTTGAAGATTGAACCGAAAACGGTTTTTTATCAGATGTGGAATAAAGGTCGTTTACAACTCCCGGAACAGGAGCTGGAAGCTGAGATGTATACGTATATGCTCACTTTTTTAAAGAAACATGGTTTTACAGCTTATGAAATCAGCAATTTTTCAAAACATGGTTTAGAAAGCATGCATAATCTTGCTTATTGGAATAACGATGAGTATTACGGGATTGGGGCGGGTGCACACAGTTATGTAGATGGTATGAGAAACAGAAATCACGGTCCTCTCCCAAAATACATGAAAGCTGTCAAAAACGAAGAACTCCCCTATCTGGAAAAGCATAAAGTAACAAAAGAAGAAAAAATGGAAGAAGAAATGTTTATGGGACTGCGGAAACGGTTAGGAGTGTCTAAGGAGCAGTTCTACCGCCGTTATAACCGTGGAATAGAGGAAGTCTTTCCTGGAGTAGTTGAACATCTGAAAAACAAACTCCTGCTTCAGGAAATGGATGATAGGATAATGCTTACAGAGGAAGGCCTGCTTCTCGGGAACGAAGTGTTTGAAAAATTTCTGTTTACCGCAGAGGAAATATAA
- the grpE gene encoding nucleotide exchange factor GrpE, translating to MSKRNNDDVQDLETEEASAAETAEETTELEEEASVEETEIDQLKQQVQDLEDRLLRLQAEYDNFRRRTKKEKESAAKYKSQSLAESLLPALDNFERALMINPETEEAKSLLQGMKMVHNQLSEALQSEEIEIMETVGQPFDPHMHEAVMQVESDEYDSNIIVEELQKGYLLKDKVIRPAMVKVSS from the coding sequence GTGTCAAAAAGAAATAATGATGATGTGCAGGATCTGGAAACAGAAGAAGCTTCAGCTGCTGAGACAGCGGAAGAAACCACTGAATTGGAAGAGGAAGCTTCTGTAGAAGAAACTGAAATTGATCAGCTGAAACAGCAGGTGCAGGATCTGGAAGACCGGCTCCTAAGGCTGCAGGCTGAATACGATAACTTCCGCCGGAGGACAAAGAAAGAAAAAGAGTCCGCGGCTAAATATAAATCTCAGAGTCTTGCGGAAAGCCTGCTCCCCGCTCTGGATAACTTTGAGCGGGCGCTGATGATCAATCCTGAAACAGAAGAAGCAAAAAGTCTGCTTCAGGGAATGAAAATGGTTCATAATCAGCTCTCTGAAGCACTCCAGTCCGAGGAAATAGAAATTATGGAAACAGTTGGGCAGCCATTTGATCCGCATATGCATGAAGCAGTAATGCAGGTTGAATCAGATGAATACGATTCAAATATAATCGTCGAAGAACTGCAGAAAGGCTATCTTTTAAAAGATAAAGTAATCAGACCAGCAATGGTTAAAGTAAGTTCATAA
- the dnaJ gene encoding molecular chaperone DnaJ produces MSKRDYYDVLGVEKGAEDAEIKKAYRKLARKYHPDVNKEADAEEKFKEVKEAYDTLSDSNKRAQYDQFGHTDPNQGFGGAGAGDFGGFSDIFDMFFGGGGRRRDPNAPRQGSDLQYTMTLEFKEAVFGKETDIEIPREEECTTCDGSGAKPGTKPETCQQCGGAGQLNVEQNTPFGRVVNRRVCDRCEGTGQQVKDKCQTCDGRGKVKKRKKIHINIPAGVDTGQQIRVAGQGEPGVNGGPPGDLYVVFNVKEHEFFHRDGDDIFCDMPITFVQSALGDEIEVPTLEGKVKLKVPAGTQTGTDFRLRGKGAPNVRGFGQGDQHIRVKIITPKKLSERQKEILREFSEESGTEAPDEQSQNFFAKVKRAFKSFGE; encoded by the coding sequence ATGAGTAAGCGAGATTATTATGATGTGCTCGGCGTCGAAAAAGGCGCAGAAGATGCTGAAATAAAAAAAGCATACCGGAAGCTGGCAAGAAAATATCATCCGGACGTTAACAAAGAAGCGGATGCTGAAGAAAAATTTAAAGAAGTTAAAGAAGCATATGATACATTGAGTGACAGCAATAAACGTGCTCAGTATGATCAATTTGGCCATACGGATCCAAACCAGGGATTTGGCGGAGCAGGAGCTGGTGACTTTGGCGGCTTCAGCGATATTTTTGACATGTTTTTCGGCGGCGGCGGAAGACGTCGTGATCCTAATGCGCCTCGACAAGGTTCTGATTTGCAGTACACGATGACGCTTGAATTTAAAGAAGCAGTTTTCGGCAAGGAAACTGATATTGAAATCCCTCGTGAAGAGGAATGTACCACATGTGATGGGAGCGGGGCGAAGCCGGGAACAAAACCGGAAACCTGTCAGCAGTGTGGAGGTGCAGGTCAGCTTAATGTGGAGCAGAACACACCTTTCGGCCGCGTTGTAAACCGACGCGTCTGTGACCGCTGTGAAGGTACCGGCCAGCAGGTGAAAGACAAGTGTCAAACATGTGACGGCAGAGGAAAAGTGAAAAAGCGTAAAAAGATTCATATTAACATTCCGGCAGGCGTTGATACCGGCCAGCAGATTCGGGTGGCCGGACAGGGAGAGCCAGGGGTGAATGGTGGACCTCCAGGCGATCTGTACGTGGTGTTTAATGTGAAAGAGCATGAATTTTTCCATCGGGATGGAGACGATATCTTCTGCGATATGCCGATAACTTTCGTTCAGTCTGCACTTGGTGATGAAATTGAAGTCCCTACATTGGAAGGAAAAGTTAAGTTGAAAGTTCCGGCTGGTACCCAGACGGGGACAGATTTCCGTCTCCGCGGCAAAGGAGCACCAAACGTACGAGGATTTGGACAGGGTGATCAGCATATTCGTGTGAAAATTATTACACCGAAAAAGCTCAGTGAGCGTCAAAAAGAAATTCTGCGGGAATTTTCTGAAGAAAGCGGTACGGAAGCACCGGATGAACAAAGTCAGAATTTCTTTGCGAAAGTAAAGAGAGCTTTTAAAAGCTTCGGCGAATAG
- a CDS encoding 16S rRNA (uracil(1498)-N(3))-methyltransferase codes for MQRYFLGDDCFTETEAHLDEESAKHALKVMRMRAGDGLIVCNMQGICYTGELTEENSPSVTLLHRERQVSELPLNVTVAQGMPKADKLEHVIQKGTELGSAAFIPFFAERSIVKIDAAKADKKTVRWQKIAKEAAEQSHRQRCPVVEPPVSFQFILKKAAEFDHVIVAYEEEAKAGETSLFSQAVNRMNPKEKVLLIVGPEGGLTEEETGQLIKAGGVSCGFGPRILRTETASLFALAVFSYHFELSR; via the coding sequence ATGCAGAGATATTTTTTGGGAGACGACTGTTTCACAGAAACAGAAGCACACCTCGACGAAGAGTCAGCGAAACACGCTTTAAAAGTAATGAGAATGAGGGCAGGAGACGGCCTGATTGTATGTAACATGCAGGGAATCTGTTATACAGGTGAACTAACGGAGGAGAATTCTCCATCGGTAACTCTACTGCACCGGGAAAGGCAGGTTTCTGAGCTTCCTTTGAATGTTACGGTTGCTCAGGGAATGCCTAAAGCGGATAAGCTTGAGCACGTGATTCAAAAAGGAACTGAACTTGGCAGTGCTGCATTCATTCCGTTTTTTGCAGAACGTTCGATTGTAAAAATCGATGCAGCCAAAGCAGATAAAAAAACGGTTAGATGGCAGAAAATTGCCAAAGAAGCAGCTGAACAGTCGCACAGGCAAAGATGTCCAGTAGTGGAACCCCCTGTTTCTTTTCAATTCATATTAAAGAAGGCAGCGGAGTTTGATCATGTCATAGTTGCTTACGAGGAAGAAGCCAAAGCCGGGGAGACATCCCTTTTTTCTCAAGCTGTGAACAGGATGAACCCGAAAGAGAAAGTACTTTTAATAGTAGGTCCTGAAGGCGGACTTACAGAAGAAGAAACCGGCCAGCTTATAAAGGCAGGAGGAGTCAGCTGCGGTTTCGGGCCGAGAATATTACGGACTGAAACGGCTTCTTTGTTTGCGCTGGCTGTCTTCTCCTACCATTTTGAATTATCGAGGTGA
- the mtaB gene encoding tRNA (N(6)-L-threonylcarbamoyladenosine(37)-C(2))-methylthiotransferase MtaB, with protein sequence MRKVAFHTLGCKVNHYETEAIWQLFQSENYEKVDFDQTSDVYVINTCTVTNTGDKKSRQVIRRAIRKNPDAVICVTGCYAQTSPAEIMAIPGVDIVVGTQDRHKMIPYIEEFQNERKPINGVGNIMKTRVYEELDVPAFTDRTRASLKIQEGCNNFCTFCIIPWARGLLRSRDPEEVLKQARQLVYAGYKEIVLTGIHTGGYGEDMKDYNLARLLEELEQVEGLMRIRISSIEGSQITDDVIRVINDSQKIVRHLHVPLQSGSDTVLKRMRRKYTMDFYKERVQKLKGALPGLAVTSDVIVGFPGETEEEFQETYQAVRDVGFSELHVFPYSKRTGTPAARMENQVEDAVKHERVRKLISLSDQQAKEYASRYEGEVLEMIPEEEDKEDSRLLIGYTDNYMKVKVELDRAYIGEIVKVKITHSGYPYNKGMFVKVEKRPEAKV encoded by the coding sequence ATGCGGAAAGTCGCATTTCACACTTTAGGGTGTAAAGTAAATCATTATGAAACCGAGGCAATATGGCAGCTGTTTCAATCAGAGAATTATGAAAAAGTTGACTTCGACCAGACTTCGGATGTGTATGTCATTAATACATGTACAGTTACAAACACGGGAGATAAGAAAAGCCGGCAGGTAATCCGCCGGGCCATAAGAAAAAATCCAGATGCTGTGATCTGTGTCACAGGATGTTACGCGCAGACTTCTCCGGCAGAAATCATGGCAATACCCGGCGTAGACATCGTCGTCGGAACCCAGGACCGTCATAAAATGATTCCATATATAGAAGAGTTTCAAAACGAAAGAAAGCCTATTAATGGAGTAGGGAACATCATGAAAACCCGGGTTTATGAAGAACTTGATGTGCCGGCTTTTACTGACAGAACAAGAGCTTCTTTGAAAATACAGGAAGGCTGTAATAATTTTTGTACTTTCTGTATAATTCCCTGGGCGCGTGGACTGCTTCGTTCGAGAGATCCTGAAGAAGTTCTGAAACAGGCCAGACAGCTTGTGTATGCCGGCTATAAAGAAATTGTTTTAACAGGAATTCACACAGGCGGATACGGTGAGGACATGAAGGACTACAATCTTGCACGTCTGCTCGAAGAACTGGAGCAGGTGGAAGGATTAATGAGAATCCGTATATCTTCTATCGAAGGCAGCCAGATTACTGACGATGTCATCCGCGTAATTAATGATTCCCAAAAAATTGTCCGTCATCTGCATGTTCCGCTTCAGTCCGGTTCAGACACGGTTCTGAAAAGAATGCGGCGAAAGTACACAATGGATTTTTATAAAGAGCGGGTCCAAAAGCTTAAAGGAGCTCTGCCGGGACTTGCGGTCACATCTGATGTTATCGTCGGCTTTCCCGGGGAAACCGAAGAAGAGTTTCAGGAAACTTATCAGGCTGTCCGTGATGTCGGCTTTTCGGAACTTCACGTTTTTCCATATTCGAAACGCACAGGTACACCTGCTGCCCGAATGGAAAATCAAGTCGAGGATGCTGTGAAACATGAAAGAGTACGTAAACTAATTTCCTTATCCGATCAGCAGGCAAAAGAATATGCGTCCCGTTATGAGGGAGAAGTTCTGGAAATGATTCCTGAAGAAGAGGACAAAGAAGACAGCCGTCTGTTAATCGGATACACTGATAATTATATGAAAGTTAAAGTGGAGCTTGATCGTGCCTATATCGGCGAAATTGTTAAAGTGAAAATAACTCATTCAGGTTATCCTTATAACAAAGGCATGTTTGTAAAGGTCGAAAAAAGACCGGAAGCGAAAGTTTAA